The Bernardetia litoralis DSM 6794 genome includes a window with the following:
- a CDS encoding DUF6443 domain-containing protein — translation MKKYNLSSYFQSIILLLASFCSFSVFGQTTNYTGQSNQPTTTPTTNLGVINPPAENTPHRVNFVRTYSAQVPIQSERDMRNQPTEKVVVTTGYMDGLGRMIQSNMRDASPSKKDIIQVANYDQYGRQAKQYLPFTKQNGGNYEQNGLKEQYLFYRNEPNITHTNYAFIEADIENSPMARMNEVGNVGEHWKLGNGHTRSATTRTNTENDRVLIWEFSDNCKINVTNFYEKFQLYVSEVKDEDGTHIQTFIDKSGKTILKRVEGEEREWLETYYIYDEYNRLTVILPPETSKLATQGSSYYTCEGNGAFRYDYDNRGRLITKYTPGKNKFPTRIIYDQLDRPIFVQTPEQYDRKEYSFTKYDQFNRPVFSGMYTSPAAYIQNEFASVMQETVLFEERNTNENTHFYTHRTFQNLQGTYEIHTVTYYDDYDFIENHPDSINAPFRFRTPPMNEAARPTYKTKGMATGSKVLLLTNTSNPLSPSGFQTSIIYYDDYGRPIQVQKENHKNGLDISYTKYDFAGKVLETVTKHETDVHELKVRYEYTYDHVGRPLEVKQRIQTPTTSNIATPNQDREKIVSRYQYNELGQVTQKQLHSENDGVTFLQDVDFKYNVRGWLTHINDSELTDTRDIFGMELSYETGFEEVQHNGNISGVKWKSATNNVERSYGFAYDKLGRLKRANYHAKDQNTGAWTAENENYTVWDLNYDLDGNILSVKRNGLLKEDGQTKVFGLIDDLEYSYRRLDNRGKMLVGVEDRAEFETASKDFKDGNRGDDYSYNYEGSIISDKNKGVSFEYNHLGRVNKIINTNNPTDKIDYLYDATGSKLQKTVKEGARTKKIDYVNGFQYRNDTLDFFPMPEGRIVFKDGEYIPEYHFKDHLGNLRLAFQVTDRQNARYALTMETDSATSEEKAFENVKVARTDLKEQKGAYSARLTNADKAIYKTIKVEKGDKISAKVFATNDPEIAQTDPNKAIDKAKKDVLLSLGSAAAGVVTTNPTQQEIEIPAVPEVSPATTKIIKTPRIGINLLDFIPVIRNLRELKRAKRAKNLEPDSYHVPRGELVLQLRDSTDSLIVEKRQKITISATVSWQKLVSELTIEQDGNLTVFIDNQDTEAVYFDNLELRVESDPTLVITQEHHYYPFGMNMSGIERDGELKYQFNGMVEKEEAFGLELYETPFRSYDAQLGRFWQVEPLADEYHGVSMYQFGYNNPISHNDPTGLYSIREAWRSIRWGIKSFVDKLGGGDGKVSINTTDWQGNRGHNTWTSAMNTNKLDRETKGQAHQQAKEFLMRDEGQASLELK, via the coding sequence ATGAAAAAATATAATCTTTCGTCCTATTTTCAGAGTATAATTCTCTTACTGGCTAGTTTTTGCAGTTTCTCTGTTTTTGGACAAACTACCAATTACACAGGACAATCTAACCAACCTACAACCACACCTACTACTAATTTAGGTGTAATAAATCCACCTGCCGAAAATACTCCTCACAGAGTAAATTTTGTACGTACTTACTCTGCACAAGTACCTATTCAGAGTGAACGAGATATGCGTAATCAACCTACCGAAAAAGTAGTTGTTACAACAGGTTATATGGACGGATTAGGTAGAATGATTCAGTCTAATATGCGTGATGCCTCTCCTAGCAAAAAAGACATTATTCAAGTAGCTAATTATGACCAGTATGGAAGACAAGCCAAACAATATCTCCCTTTTACAAAACAAAATGGAGGTAATTACGAACAAAATGGACTTAAAGAGCAATATTTGTTTTATCGCAATGAACCAAATATCACACACACCAACTACGCATTTATAGAAGCTGACATAGAAAACTCTCCTATGGCTCGTATGAATGAAGTAGGAAATGTAGGCGAGCATTGGAAGCTAGGCAATGGACACACTAGAAGTGCAACTACTAGAACAAATACAGAAAATGATAGAGTTTTGATATGGGAGTTTTCAGACAATTGTAAAATTAATGTAACTAATTTTTATGAAAAGTTCCAATTATATGTTTCAGAAGTAAAAGACGAAGATGGAACACACATTCAGACGTTTATAGATAAATCAGGTAAAACCATTTTGAAACGTGTAGAAGGAGAAGAAAGAGAATGGTTAGAAACCTATTACATCTATGATGAATACAACAGATTAACCGTCATTCTTCCTCCTGAAACATCTAAACTAGCTACTCAAGGAAGTTCCTATTACACCTGTGAAGGAAATGGAGCTTTTAGATATGATTACGATAATAGAGGTAGGTTGATAACTAAGTACACACCTGGAAAAAACAAGTTTCCAACTCGTATTATTTACGACCAATTAGACCGTCCTATCTTTGTTCAGACACCTGAACAATATGATAGAAAAGAATACAGTTTTACAAAGTATGACCAGTTCAACCGTCCTGTATTTTCAGGAATGTATACTTCTCCAGCAGCGTATATACAAAATGAATTTGCCTCTGTCATGCAAGAAACTGTTTTGTTTGAAGAGAGAAACACAAACGAGAATACTCATTTCTACACACACAGAACCTTTCAAAATCTACAAGGTACGTATGAAATTCATACAGTAACCTACTACGATGATTATGATTTTATAGAAAATCACCCAGATAGTATAAATGCTCCTTTTCGTTTCCGTACTCCTCCAATGAATGAAGCTGCACGACCAACCTATAAAACAAAAGGAATGGCAACAGGTAGCAAAGTGTTATTACTTACAAATACAAGTAATCCTCTTTCGCCAAGTGGCTTTCAAACTAGCATTATTTATTACGATGATTATGGTCGTCCTATCCAAGTACAGAAAGAAAATCATAAAAACGGCTTAGATATTAGTTATACCAAATATGATTTTGCAGGAAAAGTACTTGAAACTGTTACCAAACACGAAACCGATGTACATGAGCTAAAAGTACGTTATGAATATACCTACGACCACGTAGGAAGACCTTTAGAAGTAAAACAAAGGATTCAAACACCTACTACTTCCAACATTGCAACGCCAAACCAAGACAGAGAAAAAATAGTTTCTCGTTATCAATATAACGAACTTGGACAGGTAACTCAAAAACAATTACACTCTGAAAATGATGGTGTTACTTTCTTACAAGATGTAGATTTCAAGTACAATGTAAGAGGGTGGCTTACGCATATCAACGATTCAGAACTAACTGACACAAGAGATATTTTTGGAATGGAACTCTCTTATGAAACAGGCTTTGAAGAAGTGCAGCACAACGGAAATATTTCTGGTGTAAAATGGAAAAGTGCGACTAATAATGTAGAACGCTCTTATGGTTTTGCCTATGACAAACTTGGCAGACTAAAACGAGCAAATTACCACGCAAAAGACCAAAATACAGGAGCTTGGACAGCCGAAAATGAAAACTATACCGTTTGGGATTTAAACTATGACCTTGATGGAAATATTCTTTCTGTAAAAAGAAATGGATTACTCAAAGAAGATGGACAAACGAAAGTATTTGGTCTTATAGATGACTTAGAATATTCGTACAGAAGATTAGACAATAGAGGAAAAATGCTTGTGGGAGTGGAAGACAGAGCCGAATTTGAAACAGCTAGCAAAGATTTCAAAGACGGAAATAGAGGCGATGATTATTCCTACAACTACGAAGGAAGTATCATTTCTGACAAAAACAAAGGTGTAAGTTTTGAGTACAACCACCTTGGTAGAGTAAACAAAATCATCAATACCAATAATCCGACGGACAAAATAGATTATTTGTATGATGCCACAGGCTCAAAACTTCAAAAAACAGTAAAAGAAGGCGCACGAACCAAAAAAATAGACTACGTAAACGGCTTTCAGTACCGAAATGACACCCTAGATTTTTTCCCAATGCCAGAGGGCAGGATTGTCTTTAAAGATGGCGAGTATATTCCAGAATACCATTTTAAAGACCATTTGGGAAATCTACGTCTAGCCTTCCAAGTAACGGACAGACAAAACGCTCGTTATGCCCTCACAATGGAAACCGATAGCGCAACAAGTGAAGAAAAAGCCTTTGAAAATGTAAAAGTAGCTAGAACCGACCTAAAAGAACAAAAAGGAGCATATTCGGCACGACTTACCAACGCAGATAAAGCCATTTATAAAACCATAAAAGTAGAAAAAGGCGATAAAATAAGTGCCAAAGTTTTTGCGACCAATGACCCAGAAATAGCACAAACAGACCCAAATAAAGCCATTGATAAAGCTAAAAAGGACGTTTTGTTGTCTTTGGGAAGTGCAGCAGCAGGAGTAGTAACTACAAATCCAACACAACAGGAAATAGAAATTCCAGCCGTTCCAGAAGTAAGTCCAGCGACTACAAAAATCATAAAAACACCACGAATAGGAATCAATTTATTAGATTTTATACCAGTTATTCGTAACTTACGAGAACTAAAGAGAGCCAAAAGGGCGAAAAATTTAGAACCTGATAGCTACCACGTACCACGAGGGGAATTAGTTTTGCAGCTTAGAGATTCAACAGATAGTTTGATTGTTGAGAAGCGACAAAAAATAACTATCTCAGCTACTGTTTCGTGGCAAAAACTGGTATCTGAACTCACTATTGAGCAAGACGGAAACCTTACTGTTTTCATAGACAACCAAGACACCGAAGCCGTTTATTTTGATAATCTTGAACTCCGAGTAGAAAGCGACCCTACTTTAGTCATTACCCAAGAACATCACTACTATCCATTTGGAATGAATATGAGTGGAATAGAAAGGGATGGAGAACTAAAATATCAGTTCAACGGAATGGTAGAAAAGGAGGAGGCTTTTGGATTAGAGTTGTATGAAACACCTTTTCGAAGCTACGATGCTCAATTAGGACGTTTTTGGCAGGTAGAGCCGTTGGCTGATGAGTATCATGGTGTTTCTATGTATCAATTTGGTTACAATAACCCTATATCACATAATGACCCAACAGGTTTATACTCAATAAGAGAAGCATGGAGAAGTATAAGATGGGGAATAAAAAGTTTCGTTG
- a CDS encoding PKD domain-containing protein: MRDTYDTLDIRYIELGHTQDLHIRTPHYNNDYGIKIENNAGLTIFNQTITDSLDFILPLSTGKYKVIIDHINNYSYFPDVIVHLKWKQKWLEPNTNINAKGWRVRKIVIHDGIDESKNIVKTYKYELENGNSSGRLIAPPLRFPENTGDYDWRSGSFDAYTYNYYIYESETNLDVLDYSDLSEGYYGVRNYHTLGVPRFYPPSGQDTMAHLTTYKVYTSLPNYLKGATQIQYTKVTELYGESGEQGYVENYFSYEENEIETSAPLFTTKDNSWKRGFPIKTKVFDKDGNIISETTSEYEFSSLATHPNQHHEENTLLLIDRTASYNPIGNLYNPTNGLYYYNNYAQRFMVGHHYGKLVAGSVFLNKTTTTNYDQDNSGNSISSSTEYEYSDKYHFPKRIIQNENNGDKTISESKYVLDYPVAQSTFNQPEMIGLRTLQDKYIISPVIEQTVWKQKAGQTYRRLLGASLSTFQLKTTVILRNIDMQAGGIYDYYNSVVPLATYSFEPTNTWQPILESDFTHSSITSSGFEWDDRYYKKRVNYEGSDRFGNITSVKEEFGTSSATIFGYNGLFPIASISGATHRQVAYEGFESYGEENQYPDLKENEGFRGKYSSGRFISNYIEGLPLGRRYLIYPSSQEPIPKGNYIFSFWAKGNGRITLHSSYSDYYHIDFSGSNEEWSYHEEDIFINNNELPTSSNQNFIHYVVTNANNDMRIDEIRFQPKSSFMSTTTYKPLVGVTHTTDAEQRTSSYYYDPLRRVESVRDHKNNLIKSYEYKYMSEDDNPNPLFSISTNPTLESTINTSITAFVNQTELSRCLSTTANYRHKWDFGDGSPSVVVFSTVENKDHIYRQEGTYVITLSVEVVTGYWVDAYTSIRIIDPSAPTDLTNELTVILNGIVDATNPLCYNFTATPSGGTAPFTYEWLSGDGTSNPTQIGATLNYCYTSFGNFTPQVIITDATGATAQATFDLTVINPVAPLTATIISADEFCIGTCAFFDANVTGGSPTYTYLWEIINPITNRNITLGTDASLSFKIPNPTPSNQYTIYLTVTDSEEREVTTTQIVTVLEDATCVNQLSGFAISNNGVQISDPSTITLGDNTTFFSPYTGHTGEAIIIYNWSVTHNGNTINTAVIQGGSLTMNFSMEGNYIITCSAKQAISNGLFGGSGVSYLPLGSNTVRISICNALNLPRF, from the coding sequence ATGAGAGATACGTATGATACACTAGATATTCGTTACATAGAACTAGGTCATACACAAGATTTGCATATCAGAACGCCTCATTATAATAATGATTATGGTATAAAAATAGAAAATAATGCTGGTCTTACAATATTCAATCAGACTATTACAGATTCTTTAGATTTCATACTTCCTCTTAGCACTGGTAAGTATAAGGTTATAATAGATCACATAAATAATTATAGTTATTTCCCTGATGTTATTGTTCATTTGAAATGGAAACAGAAATGGCTAGAACCGAACACTAACATTAATGCAAAAGGTTGGAGAGTAAGGAAAATAGTGATTCATGATGGTATAGATGAGAGTAAAAATATAGTAAAAACCTACAAATATGAATTAGAAAATGGAAACTCTAGTGGACGACTTATTGCCCCCCCTCTTCGTTTTCCAGAAAATACAGGTGATTATGATTGGCGAAGTGGCAGTTTTGATGCTTATACTTATAATTATTATATCTATGAAAGCGAAACGAATTTAGATGTACTTGATTATAGTGATTTATCTGAAGGTTATTATGGTGTGCGTAACTATCATACATTAGGAGTGCCTAGATTTTATCCTCCTAGTGGACAAGACACAATGGCTCATTTGACAACCTATAAAGTATATACTAGCTTACCTAATTACTTGAAAGGAGCAACACAAATTCAATATACCAAAGTAACAGAACTTTATGGAGAAAGTGGAGAACAAGGTTATGTAGAAAATTATTTTTCTTATGAAGAGAATGAAATAGAAACTTCTGCACCACTATTTACAACAAAAGATAACTCTTGGAAAAGAGGTTTTCCTATCAAAACTAAAGTTTTTGATAAAGATGGAAATATTATTTCTGAAACCACTAGCGAATATGAGTTCTCTAGCTTGGCTACCCATCCTAATCAACATCATGAAGAGAATACATTGTTACTAATAGACCGAACAGCTTCCTACAATCCTATTGGCAATCTGTATAACCCTACGAATGGATTGTATTACTATAATAACTATGCACAACGTTTTATGGTAGGACATCATTATGGTAAGCTCGTTGCAGGCAGTGTATTCCTAAATAAAACTACTACAACAAACTATGACCAAGATAACTCTGGAAATAGTATTAGTAGCAGTACCGAATATGAATATTCAGATAAATATCATTTTCCAAAACGTATTATACAGAATGAAAATAATGGAGATAAAACCATTTCTGAATCTAAGTATGTATTAGACTATCCTGTTGCTCAATCTACATTTAATCAACCAGAAATGATAGGTTTACGTACTTTGCAGGATAAGTATATCATTTCTCCTGTTATCGAACAAACTGTATGGAAACAAAAAGCAGGACAAACGTATAGAAGATTATTAGGAGCTAGTTTGAGTACTTTTCAACTCAAAACAACTGTTATACTTAGAAATATTGATATGCAAGCAGGAGGGATATACGATTATTATAATTCTGTAGTTCCACTAGCCACTTATTCCTTTGAACCTACAAATACATGGCAACCTATTTTAGAAAGTGATTTTACACATTCTTCTATTACTTCAAGTGGATTCGAATGGGATGACAGATATTATAAAAAACGAGTAAACTATGAAGGCAGTGATAGGTTCGGAAATATCACTTCTGTAAAAGAAGAATTTGGAACTTCTTCAGCTACTATTTTTGGATATAATGGATTATTTCCTATTGCTTCTATTTCTGGAGCTACTCACAGACAGGTAGCTTATGAAGGCTTTGAAAGCTATGGAGAAGAAAATCAATACCCAGACTTGAAAGAGAATGAAGGTTTTAGAGGAAAATACTCTTCTGGTAGATTTATAAGCAATTATATAGAAGGATTACCTTTAGGAAGAAGGTATTTGATATATCCAAGCTCTCAAGAACCTATACCAAAAGGAAATTATATATTCTCTTTTTGGGCAAAAGGAAATGGGCGTATAACCCTACACTCTAGTTATTCTGACTATTATCACATAGATTTTTCTGGTAGTAATGAGGAATGGAGTTACCATGAAGAAGATATTTTTATCAATAACAATGAGCTACCTACTTCTAGCAATCAAAACTTTATACATTATGTAGTAACCAATGCAAATAATGATATGCGAATAGACGAAATTCGTTTTCAGCCAAAAAGTAGTTTTATGAGTACGACTACTTACAAACCTCTTGTAGGAGTAACACATACAACAGATGCAGAACAACGTACAAGTTCTTATTATTATGATCCATTACGTAGAGTAGAATCGGTACGAGATCATAAAAATAACTTAATCAAGAGTTATGAGTACAAATATATGTCAGAAGATGACAATCCAAATCCTTTGTTTTCTATCAGTACAAATCCTACTCTTGAAAGTACTATAAACACATCTATAACTGCTTTTGTTAATCAAACAGAACTAAGTAGATGCTTGAGTACAACAGCTAATTATCGTCATAAATGGGATTTTGGAGATGGTTCTCCTTCAGTTGTTGTTTTTTCTACTGTAGAAAATAAAGATCACATTTATAGACAAGAAGGAACCTATGTAATTACACTAAGTGTAGAAGTAGTAACTGGTTATTGGGTAGATGCTTATACTTCTATCAGAATTATTGACCCCTCTGCACCAACAGATTTGACAAATGAGCTTACAGTTATACTTAATGGAATAGTAGATGCTACGAATCCACTTTGTTATAATTTTACTGCTACTCCAAGTGGTGGAACAGCTCCTTTTACGTATGAATGGTTATCTGGAGATGGAACAAGTAATCCAACGCAAATAGGAGCTACATTAAATTACTGTTATACTTCTTTTGGTAATTTTACACCACAAGTAATTATAACTGATGCAACAGGAGCAACAGCACAAGCTACATTTGATTTAACAGTTATCAATCCAGTAGCACCATTAACAGCAACAATTATTTCAGCAGATGAATTTTGTATAGGGACTTGTGCTTTTTTTGATGCTAATGTAACTGGGGGAAGTCCAACATACACTTATTTATGGGAAATAATAAATCCTATAACAAATAGAAATATAACATTAGGAACAGATGCCTCACTCTCTTTCAAAATACCTAATCCAACACCTTCAAATCAATATACTATTTATTTGACAGTAACAGATAGTGAAGAGAGAGAAGTAACTACAACACAGATAGTAACTGTATTAGAGGATGCAACTTGTGTGAATCAACTAAGTGGATTTGCAATTAGTAATAATGGAGTACAAATTAGTGATCCAAGTACTATTACACTAGGAGATAATACTACATTTTTCTCTCCATATACGGGACATACAGGGGAGGCAATTATCATTTATAATTGGTCAGTAACACATAATGGCAACACAATTAATACAGCAGTCATTCAAGGTGGTTCTTTAACTATGAATTTTTCTATGGAAGGAAACTATATAATTACTTGTTCTGCTAAACAAGCAATATCAAATGGTTTGTTTGGAGGAAGTGGAGTTAGTTACTTGCCTCTAGGTTCTAATACTGTCCGAATAAGCATTTGTAATGCACTAAACCTACCAAGATTCTAA